The Novosphingobium terrae genome segment CGACCGCCGACAGTCGGCCCGCCACCGGCGATCACATGATCGATCAAGCGCATGCCTTGCATCCTTCTCATCTGTCTCTTTGTGCCAAGGCTTACGCCCTTTGAAATTGCGGGCAAGGCTACAAATTTGCTGCTATGACCTGCAAATATGCAGGACATCGACTGGAGCGACTACCAGGCCTTCCTCGCCATCGCCCGCAGCGGGCAATTGGCGCGTGCGGGGCGACTGGCGGGCATGGATGCCACCACCATGGGACGCCGCCTGCGCAAGCTGGAGGCCCGCCTTGGCGCCACGCTGTTCGAGCAGACGCGCGAGGGCCAGATCCTCACCCAGGCCGGAGACAAGCTGCTGCTCGCCATCGAGCAGATGGCGCAGGCCGCCAGCGGGATCGAGCCCGCCACGCCCGGCAAGGGCGTGTCAGGCAGCGTGCGGATCAGCGTTTCGGAAGGCTTTGGCAGTTGCATCGTGGCGCGCCATCTGGGTGCCTTCGCCGCCAGCCATCCGGACCTCAGCGTGGATCTGGCGGCCTCAAGCGGTTTCCTCAGCCCCTCCAAGCGGGAGGCCGATGTGGCCGTGCTGCTCTCACGCCCCAAGGCGGGGCCGCTGATCGCGCGCAAGCTGGCCGATTATGCGCTGCGCCTCTATGCCAGCCCCGCCTATCTGCAGGCCCAGCCGCCCATCAGGCGGCCAGCCGATCTGCAAAGCCACCGGCTGACGGGCTATATCCCTGACCTGCTCTATGCGCCCGAACTCAACTATCTGTCGGAAATCGCGCCCGGCATGAGCGCCGATCTGCGCTCCTCCTCGATCCTGGCGCAGCATCGCATGCTGGCCTCGGGCGCGGGGGTGGGCGTGCTGCCCTGCTTTATTGGCGACGCTGACCCGACGCTGACCCGCGTGCTGCCCGAAAGGCCGATCCTGCGCAGCTTCTGGCTGGTCACCCATCAGGACACCAGCAGCCTGCGCCGCATCCGCGCCGTCAGCGACTGGCTGACCGACATTGTGCGTCAGGAAAAAGCACTGCTGTTACCCGCGGGCTGATGATGTGTTGCCGCATCGTTTGATGCGAAAAACCGGTTCCCACTTTTTCGCACGATGCTTCGGATGTGTTGCCGCATCGCTTGATGCGAAAAACCGGTTCCCACTTTTTCGCACGATGCTTTGGATGTGTTGCCGCATCGTTTGATGCGAAAAACCGGTTCCCACTTTTTCGCACGATGCTTCAGTCACACTCATGGGCGGCATTGAGCATCGCCGCCAAAGCATCTGTGGCCATCTGCGAGGCCTGCGCCTGCGTCCTGCCAAGATAGCGGACATAGTAAGCCGCCAGCTCCCCGCGCGCTGCGGAGATATCGCGCCAAGCCACACCGCGCACGGCAGGCAGAACCGCCTTGGGATCATGCCCGGCCAATCCCAGCCGGGCCTCATCCACCGTGCTGCGATATTGGCGATAGGTTGCGAAACGGATCGTGCCGTCGCACATCGGCCATGTCTTCCACACCTTGCCATCCAGAGCCGTCAGCAGAGGCAAGGGCGGCAGGCTGGCCCGGCAATCGGTGTTGAACACGAAATTGTCAGGCGTGGCGCCATAGACCGAGTCCGTCGCCTTCAGCAGCCCGGGATGGGCCACAATGGCCGCGCAGGGCATTTCGCGAGACCCAACACTGCCATCCCCGGCCAGCGATGGGCCCAGCACATTGAGGAAGCCCACGAAACGATCGGGCGACGTCAGCAGGTCCTCGGCCCGCTTCACCGCGCCTTCACCGGTGGCGCTGTCCAGCATGCCGCGCGCGAACTGCGGGTCCTGCTGCGTGAGGAAATCCTGCAACACCGGCTGGAGCAGGCCGACAATCCGCGCCCGCTTCCCCGCCCGCACCGGCGCGGACCAATCCGCGCCATCCGGTTCCGAAGACCACAGCACCACCGCCTCCACCACCGGCGCAAACGCAGGATCGAGCCGCCGGATCACCGGCAGGGCCAGATCGGGCGCGCGCGTTGCGGCGGCGATGGCCAGATCCTTGTTGCGCTCATCATAGGCGCCCTGAAGGCAGGCGGCGATGCTCGTGCGGCCCGAGGGTCTGGCGCAAGCCTGCATGGCTTTCACCGCCTCGCGCTGGTCCTCCAGCTGGTTGGACGGCCCGCTGCCAAAAGCGCTGACCTTGCTGACTGCATAAAGCGCCGCCATCTCCCGATCCGCCGCTGACAGCGTGGGGCTGGCGCAGATCACCGCCTCGATCCCGCCCTGCCCGGCGGTGCAGGCAAAGCTGGGGCCCGGGGATGCGGCAGGCGCCTGCGCCTGAGCGGGCGTCACACTGAAGGCCAGCAGCAGCGCCGCGATGATCCGCCGCACCATAAAGCTCAGCGCCAGCCCTTGACCTTGGCCGCCTTTTCCTGAGCGGCATCCAGCGGATCGCCCTGAGCCATGCTCTGGGCCAGCGCCATCAACGCGCCATCCTGCGATCCGGCCTGGCGATAGGCGCTCTGCTCGGCAGGGGCGCTGCCCGGCAGCACATGCTGCAGCTGCCACTGCCCGCCATCATGGCACGCAATGCCCGAGGCCTGAGCCCCGGCAAACACCCGGCACAGATCACCACCCTCGCGGTGGAAGGTGCCCAGCATGCGGATCGGCGCATTCCCATCGGCGGATGCCAGCTGCGTATCAAGCGCCCGCCCCAGATCGCCCGAGGCCACCAGAGCGCCCTTCTCGGCCACAATCGGCCCCTGCGCGCCACCCCCTTGCGCACCATGCCACTGCGCCCCGACAAACACGCCGATGGCCAGACAGGCCGCCATCGCCGCCCCGGCCCATGCCGGCGTGCGCCAACGCGGGGCGGGCGCCGCCCGCCGGGCGCGTTCCGCAGCCAGATGGATCACCGGAGCAGGCGGCGTGGCGGCGCGAATGCTCTCCACCCATGCGGCGGGCACAGGCTCCTCCACCACGGGTGCGAAATGGGCCTTCAGGCGTTCCCTCAAGGCCCGCTCGGCCGCGATCCTGTCGGCCAGATCCAGATCGGCCAGCGCCGCCAGCGTGACGCGACCACGCGCGGCCTCATCCAGCTCGCCATCGACATAGGCCATGATCTCTTCCTGCGTGATCGTCATGGCTGCTCTCCTGTTTCTCCAAGCGCTTTCATCAGGGCCTCACGCCCGCGCACCAGCCGCGAGGTCAGCGTGCCCATGGGGCAACCGATGATCTCTGCGGCTTCCTTATAGGCAAAACCCTCGACCAGCACGAGCATCACCGCCTCGCGCTGTTCGGCAGGCAGCGAAGCCATGGCGCGGTCGACATGGCTCATTTCAGCGTGGGCCTCGATGGCGGCGTCGCCCGGCACGCCCACGTTTTCGCCCTCTTCCTCGGGAGCGAAGGTCTGGGCGCGGCGGCTGCGCGCGCGGGTCTCGTCAATCCAAATGTTGCGCATGATCCGATACACCCATGCATCCAGCCGCGTCCCCTCCTGCCACAGATGGCTGGATTTGAGCGCGCGTTCGATCGTCGCCTGACACAGGTCGTCGCCGTCAGCGCCATCGCGGGCCAGCCCCCGGGCGAAGCGCCTCATCTGAGGCAGCAATCTGACCAGGTTCTCACCGAATTGCGCTGATGCCACGCCTTTTTGCCTTGCTTGCGGATGAAACGGATGCAGGATTGCGTTTCATCCGCGAGCCTGCAATTTTTTCAATCCGGGAACAAGCCCATGAGAAACAGATCGCGGAACAGAGCATCGAAATGGCTTCGTCTCTGCCTGCTGGCCACCCTGTTGACGACAGGCGCCGGGCTGCAGGCCCAGATCAGCCTGCCGGGCGGCGCGGGGCGCGGGATCGAGGGCGTGGAGGGCACGGTGGACCGTCTGGGCAATGGACTGCGCGACGCGACCAGCCCTCTCACCAATGCCGCCACAGGCGCGCTGGGCACTCTCACCCAACTGGCCGATGCGCGCCTCAACCGCTTGGGAGATTTCCTGCGCAGCCATCGCAACACGGTGGAGGCCGATGACACCGGCCAGCCCGCGCGCGCGCATGAGGTGCTGCTGCTCGACCCCGATGCTGCGGCTTTGTCAGGCGCGAACGCCGCAGGCTACAGGCTGATCGAGCAGGGCGATCTGGATGGCCTCGGCATCGCCTATGCCCGCCTTGCCACGCCGCAAGGCACCAACCTTGCCTCCGCGCTGCGCCAGTTGCGGCACCTGCTGCCCGGCAAGGAGATCAGCGCCGACCAGATCCATTTCCCCAGCGGCGCTACGCATCCCTCCGGGAACGCAGCGCCAACAGCCCCCACCCCACGCGGCGGCACGGTTGGCATCATCGACGGCGGCGTCCCACCCGGCCCGCGCATCACCGCGCAAAGCGCCTTCGCCAGCGGCGGCCCCGTGCCCAATCCCCATGCCGAGGCCATTGCCTCGCTGCTGGCAGGCGCGGGCACGGCGCATATCGTTGTCGCCGATGTCTATGGTCGCGATCCGGCGGGCGGCAATGCGCTGGCCATTGCGCGAGCGCTGGCATGGATGGCGGGGCAGCGCGTGCCGGTGGTCTCGATCAGCCTTGTCGGCCCGTCCAATCCGCTGCTGGCCAGGGCCATTGGCTCAGTGCAGGCGCGCGGCATGATCGTCACCGCCGCTGTCGGCAATGATGGCGCCGCCGCCCCGCCCGCCTTCCCGGCCTCCTACAAGGACGTGGTGGCGGTGACGGGCGTGGACGGGCGCGGTCAGGTGCTGTTCGAGGCCGGGCGCGCCAGCCATCTGGATTACGCCGCCCCCGGCGCCGATCTCACCGCCATTGGTGCAGGCGGCAAGGTGCAGAAGCTGCGCGGCACATCCTTTGCCGCGCCGCTGGTGGCCGCACGCCTTGCCGCATTGGGGCAAGCTGGCGGCGGCACCAGCACCATTCTGCAGCGTGCCGACAATGAGGCGACCGACAAAAACCGCCGCACCGGACGCGGCATTTTGTGTGCGTCCTGCCGCAAGGGCATCTGAAAAACACGCAGCAAAGAGATTTTTAAGACGCAGCAAAATATTGCTGGACAAAGATTTTTGAAAAATTTTCGAAAAAATCGTCAGCGCCGCGGATTAAACGGAAAAGACCTCTCGTTCATCTCTCAGAGCCGGACATCACGGACCTGCTCCAGACATCAGGAGATGAACCATGAACCGCTTTTCTTCCCTTTCGCTGGCTGCTCTCGCTCTGACGATGAGCGCTGTGGCCATGCCTGCTCACGCCCAGCTGCTGGGGGGCCATGGTGGCCTTGGGGGCGGCCTGGGTGGTGGTCTGGGTGGCGGCCTCGGCGGCATTGGCGGTGGCCTTGGCGGCGGCTTCGGCGGCGCGGGCTCCATCGGCAGCACGATGAACAGCACGATGGACTCCACCACCAGCACCGTCCGCTCGCACAGCAAGCACATCGCCGACAATGCCACCGGTGACGCCACCGGCACTGTGACCAGCAGCGGCAGCCAGTCAGTCAACCGCAAGACCGGCAAGGTGAGCGCGGACCGCAGCGGTTCGGCCAGCGGCTCGGCCAATCTGGCCAACACCGCCAGCACCCCGCTGAATTCGGCTACCAGCTCGCTGGCCGGTTCGGGTCAGGCCTCGGGCAGCGGCAGCGCCAGTGCGCAGCTGGTGGGCACCGATGCGGTGCGCAACACCGCGCAATCGGCCCGCTCGACCGCAAGCGACACCGTCAGCCAGACGCGCTCTGCCGCCACCAGCACCGGTCAGGCTCTGGCCAGCCGTGGCAAGCAGGCCGTCAGCGGCACCTCGGCCACGGCGATGGGCGCGGCCAAGGGCTCGGCGGCGATTGCCGGAACTGCGGCTAACTCCAGCCTGGCGCTGGCGGGCAGCAGCGCGGCGGGCCTGAGCGGCGCGACGGGCGTGAAGCCGGGCATGGTGGTCCGCTCGCTGAATGGCGACAAGTTGGGCAAGGTCAAGCAGGTGGTGGCTGACAGCAGCGGCAAGGTCAGCAGCCTGGTGGTCAGCACCGGCGCGGGCAATGTGACCATGCCCGCCGCCCAGCTTTCCGGTCAGGCCGATGGCAAGGGGCTGGTCAGCAGCGCGGCACAGTAACGCCTGAGACTGGAACAAGGATCGGACCGGCAGCCATGGGCTTGCCGGTCCGATTTTTTGCGCGGTGACCGGACAAGAGAAGGAGGTGCGCAAGGGAATTTCGTCGCTTCAGCAGGTCGGCTGAGCGGGGAACAGGGCGGAGACGCGCGATGCCTGCTGCCGTTGTTGCATGTGGCGCAGCGGCCAGATCAGGCCGTAATCCGATCCGGCAGGAGCAAGCGGCCCTCAGGCAAGGCTGTGCACCCTGCCCCTTCGGGCATGGAACCATGATTCACCCTCGGTTGTTACCTAAGTGCAATCACGGGAAGATTGCGTAAGGATCAAGAGATCACGCAGAAGGATGCGGCATTATGGGATCGCGATGCTTTGACAGTCCTGTCCTGTTTATGAAACTGGGAATAACATCCAATCATGATGAAAACCCGACATTGGGCGAAGCCATTGCCCATGTTCTGGAACAACCCAGTGATGAGCATTATCTCTTCGACATTATTACCGAAGATGGCCTGATCAACCATGCCTGCATCCGCGAAATCGCCCGGACCGAGGCTTTCGCGCATTGGCGCAATCAGGATCACTGATCGGGCTCTCGCCTTCAGCCCAATTCTCTCCGCAGCGCATCCATCTCCGCGAAAAAGGCCTGCCTTGCGCCGGTGGCATAGGGATTGCTGCTCTCGATCGCGGCGGTGACGCCGGCGGCATCATGGCGGACCATCGAGACCGCCTCCCACAGCAGATCGAAGCTGCGTGTCGTGATGCGGCGCGGCGCTTCCAGAGGCAGCAGGGCGCGAGCGATCAGATGGGTGAGGCCCTGGGTAAAGGCGGCCTCGCGGTCATGCTCCTCGGGGGTGGCCCGGATGATCCGCAGGCCCAGCGCCTTGCGCAGAAAGGCGGCCATGCGGCGCTCTCCGCCGCCCCGGATCGGGCACAGCACCAGTTTCAACCCCCGCGTGCCGTGTTTGATGCTCTGCGGCCCGAACATCGGATGGGTGGCGATCACCGAGACATGGCCGGGCAGCGCGGCCTCCATGATCCGCGCAGGCTCGACCTTGACCGAGCCGACATCCAGCACCAACGCGCCGAGGCGCAGCAGAGGCGCGATTTCTCGGCAGATCGGGCCCAGTTCAGACACGGGCACCGCCAGAACCACAATATCGCAGGCACAGACCTCGGCAAGATCGGTCAGCGTCACGCCCGCAGGCGCATCGGCCATGGGCGATTCATCCGTGGCATAGATCCGGGTGAAATCCCGAAGATGCGCGGCAATCAACCGCCCGAAAGCACCAAAACCGATGATGCCGAGCGAGGGTCGTTCCGATAAGGCGGGCCAGATCACAAGACTGTGCTTTCGTAAGAAAGCTGCCGAACCTGCCTTGCTCTGGATGATGCAACCGCTGGTCAGGCAGCGGTTGAAGGACGACACAAGACCAACCGCTGATCAGCGGTAATAATACATCCCGGCGCGGAGGAAGGTCTTGCTCATGCCCCGGCGATACCCCGGGGCATGAGTCCATGTCAAGGCAAGCCTCGTCAGTTGATCGACCAGCCCCAGCCCTTCAGCGTGACCTTGCGCCCGCCCAGCACCACAGTGCCCGGCGTGGCCGAGAGGTTGACGGCGACGGTCACGCGATTACGGCCCTTGATGCGGCGGAAGGCAAAGAGCCTGGGGTTGCCGGTCTCGATCAGTTGCAGATTGCCCGGCTCCATGCCGCTCATCAGCGCGGGGTGCTGGTGCTTCAGGCGCAGCAGTTGGGCGTAAAGCCTGGCGCGACCGTCCACCTTCCAGGGGATGTTGTCCTTCTCGAAAAAGGCCAGCCTTTTGTCGAGACCCGCTTCCTGACCGCTGTAGATCAGCGGCATGCCCGGCAAGGTTGCCGCCAGCACGGTCATGGCATCGACCCCGTCACCATAAAGCTCGCGGTCTGTGCCCGCGTTGGAATTCTCGTCATGGTCGCTGGTGAAGGTCATGCGCCAGGCGCCCCTGGGATAGCGTCGCGCCGGATCGGTATAGAGCTTCGCCAGATCACGCGCGTCGCCCTCGCCCTTCGCCACCTTGACCATGGTGTGGTAGAGCGACCAGTCATAGCTCATATCGAAGGCGTGGAGCTGCAAATCCTGCGTGTCGGCCTCGGCCAGCATGAACATGGGTTTGATCTTGTCCAGCGCGGGGCGCGCCTCGTTCCAGAAGCTGGTCGGCACGGCCCAGGCGGCATCGCAGCGGAAGCCGTCGATGTCGGCGGTCTTCACCCAATAGGCCATGGCGTCGATCATCCCGGCGCGCACTTGAGGCTTAGTATAATCCAGACCGATCACATCGGCCCAGACCTCCTCATGATGGTCGCTGGGATCAGTGTAGTGATAGCCTTCCAGCTCGCCTTTGGCGTTGCGCTTGTACCAGTCGGGGTGCTGATCGACCCAGACATTGTCCCAGCCCGTGTGGTTGGCCACCCAGTCGAGGATCACCTTGAAGCCTTGGCGGTGGGCGGCCTTCACCAGATGCTGCAGATCGGCAAGATTGCCAAATTCGGGATTGACCGCCTTGTAATCGCGGACGGCGTAATAGCTGCCCAGCGAGCCCTTGCGCATCTTCTGACTGATCGGGTTGATCGGCATCAGCCACAGGATATCGACGCCCATGCGGCGCAGGCGCGGCAGATGCTGCTCGAAAGCGCGGAAGGTGCCCTGCTGCGTGTACTGGCGAACATTGACCTCATAGATGTTGGCCGAGCGGGCCCATGCCGGATGCTTCACCGTGGTGACGCCCTCGGTAAGGGGCAGCGGAGCCGTTGCGGCATGGGCGGGCAGGCTGGCCAGTGACAGGATGGACAGTGACAGGGCGGGCAGCCCGATCATGCGGCCAAGAGAGGTCAGGTGTTTAGGCATGGGAAGCTCTCCAAAATCAGCCGCGTGTTGTTATCATTGTGGTTGGTGCCGAGCGGGCGATCGCCTCGGCATGGGTCG includes the following:
- a CDS encoding LysR family transcriptional regulator; the encoded protein is MQDIDWSDYQAFLAIARSGQLARAGRLAGMDATTMGRRLRKLEARLGATLFEQTREGQILTQAGDKLLLAIEQMAQAASGIEPATPGKGVSGSVRISVSEGFGSCIVARHLGAFAASHPDLSVDLAASSGFLSPSKREADVAVLLSRPKAGPLIARKLADYALRLYASPAYLQAQPPIRRPADLQSHRLTGYIPDLLYAPELNYLSEIAPGMSADLRSSSILAQHRMLASGAGVGVLPCFIGDADPTLTRVLPERPILRSFWLVTHQDTSSLRRIRAVSDWLTDIVRQEKALLLPAG
- a CDS encoding lysozyme inhibitor LprI family protein, with the translated sequence MVRRIIAALLLAFSVTPAQAQAPAASPGPSFACTAGQGGIEAVICASPTLSAADREMAALYAVSKVSAFGSGPSNQLEDQREAVKAMQACARPSGRTSIAACLQGAYDERNKDLAIAAATRAPDLALPVIRRLDPAFAPVVEAVVLWSSEPDGADWSAPVRAGKRARIVGLLQPVLQDFLTQQDPQFARGMLDSATGEGAVKRAEDLLTSPDRFVGFLNVLGPSLAGDGSVGSREMPCAAIVAHPGLLKATDSVYGATPDNFVFNTDCRASLPPLPLLTALDGKVWKTWPMCDGTIRFATYRQYRSTVDEARLGLAGHDPKAVLPAVRGVAWRDISAARGELAAYYVRYLGRTQAQASQMATDALAAMLNAAHECD
- a CDS encoding anti-sigma factor family protein, which encodes MTITQEEIMAYVDGELDEAARGRVTLAALADLDLADRIAAERALRERLKAHFAPVVEEPVPAAWVESIRAATPPAPVIHLAAERARRAAPAPRWRTPAWAGAAMAACLAIGVFVGAQWHGAQGGGAQGPIVAEKGALVASGDLGRALDTQLASADGNAPIRMLGTFHREGGDLCRVFAGAQASGIACHDGGQWQLQHVLPGSAPAEQSAYRQAGSQDGALMALAQSMAQGDPLDAAQEKAAKVKGWR
- a CDS encoding RNA polymerase sigma factor, which produces MRRFARGLARDGADGDDLCQATIERALKSSHLWQEGTRLDAWVYRIMRNIWIDETRARSRRAQTFAPEEEGENVGVPGDAAIEAHAEMSHVDRAMASLPAEQREAVMLVLVEGFAYKEAAEIIGCPMGTLTSRLVRGREALMKALGETGEQP
- a CDS encoding S8 family serine peptidase; the encoded protein is MRNRSRNRASKWLRLCLLATLLTTGAGLQAQISLPGGAGRGIEGVEGTVDRLGNGLRDATSPLTNAATGALGTLTQLADARLNRLGDFLRSHRNTVEADDTGQPARAHEVLLLDPDAAALSGANAAGYRLIEQGDLDGLGIAYARLATPQGTNLASALRQLRHLLPGKEISADQIHFPSGATHPSGNAAPTAPTPRGGTVGIIDGGVPPGPRITAQSAFASGGPVPNPHAEAIASLLAGAGTAHIVVADVYGRDPAGGNALAIARALAWMAGQRVPVVSISLVGPSNPLLARAIGSVQARGMIVTAAVGNDGAAAPPAFPASYKDVVAVTGVDGRGQVLFEAGRASHLDYAAPGADLTAIGAGGKVQKLRGTSFAAPLVAARLAALGQAGGGTSTILQRADNEATDKNRRTGRGILCASCRKGI
- a CDS encoding prephenate dehydrogenase/arogenate dehydrogenase family protein encodes the protein MIWPALSERPSLGIIGFGAFGRLIAAHLRDFTRIYATDESPMADAPAGVTLTDLAEVCACDIVVLAVPVSELGPICREIAPLLRLGALVLDVGSVKVEPARIMEAALPGHVSVIATHPMFGPQSIKHGTRGLKLVLCPIRGGGERRMAAFLRKALGLRIIRATPEEHDREAAFTQGLTHLIARALLPLEAPRRITTRSFDLLWEAVSMVRHDAAGVTAAIESSNPYATGARQAFFAEMDALRRELG
- a CDS encoding alpha-amylase family glycosyl hydrolase, translated to MPKHLTSLGRMIGLPALSLSILSLASLPAHAATAPLPLTEGVTTVKHPAWARSANIYEVNVRQYTQQGTFRAFEQHLPRLRRMGVDILWLMPINPISQKMRKGSLGSYYAVRDYKAVNPEFGNLADLQHLVKAAHRQGFKVILDWVANHTGWDNVWVDQHPDWYKRNAKGELEGYHYTDPSDHHEEVWADVIGLDYTKPQVRAGMIDAMAYWVKTADIDGFRCDAAWAVPTSFWNEARPALDKIKPMFMLAEADTQDLQLHAFDMSYDWSLYHTMVKVAKGEGDARDLAKLYTDPARRYPRGAWRMTFTSDHDENSNAGTDRELYGDGVDAMTVLAATLPGMPLIYSGQEAGLDKRLAFFEKDNIPWKVDGRARLYAQLLRLKHQHPALMSGMEPGNLQLIETGNPRLFAFRRIKGRNRVTVAVNLSATPGTVVLGGRKVTLKGWGWSIN